The following proteins are encoded in a genomic region of Oncorhynchus kisutch isolate 150728-3 linkage group LG6, Okis_V2, whole genome shotgun sequence:
- the LOC109898550 gene encoding uncharacterized protein LOC109898550 isoform X1: MDVLKFVVLIVAVFAQVYCALGTPTSDDGDIWSIENWQRDPLESGLAFGVADLTKRSELQQFQQLVGKSSDLGVPQPILRNKADMFIGLMGRRSSSRESQEEWNKPQYY; this comes from the exons ATGGACGTTTTAAAGTTTGTGGTTTTGATAGTTGCAGTTTTTGCGCAGGTTTACTGTGCCCTGGGAACCCCAACCAGCGACGATGGAGATATTTGGTCGATTGAAAACTGGCAG AGGGATCCGTTGGAGAGTGGCTTGGCCTTCGGCGTGGCTGACCTCACCAAGAGGTCCGAATTGCAGCAGTTTCAACAACTCGTGGGGAAAAGCTCAG ATTTAGGAGTCCCTCAACCGATTCTAA GGAATAAAGCAGACATGTTTATTGGACTCATGGGTCGAAGGTCCTCAAGTCGAG AGTCACAGGAGGAATGGAACAAGCCCCAGTATTACTAG
- the LOC109898550 gene encoding uncharacterized protein LOC109898550 isoform X2, with amino-acid sequence MDVLKFVVLIVAVFAQVYCALGTPTSDDGDIWSIENWQRDPLESGLAFGVADLTKRSELQQFQQLVGKSSGQFNFHIFGNKADMFIGLMGRRSSSRESQEEWNKPQYY; translated from the exons ATGGACGTTTTAAAGTTTGTGGTTTTGATAGTTGCAGTTTTTGCGCAGGTTTACTGTGCCCTGGGAACCCCAACCAGCGACGATGGAGATATTTGGTCGATTGAAAACTGGCAG AGGGATCCGTTGGAGAGTGGCTTGGCCTTCGGCGTGGCTGACCTCACCAAGAGGTCCGAATTGCAGCAGTTTCAACAACTCGTGGGGAAAAGCTCAGGTCAATTCAACTTTCATATCTTTG GGAATAAAGCAGACATGTTTATTGGACTCATGGGTCGAAGGTCCTCAAGTCGAG AGTCACAGGAGGAATGGAACAAGCCCCAGTATTACTAG
- the LOC109897336 gene encoding glucose-6-phosphatase-like gives MSAAGVYYAMISSLLAILLKEHGGHIKNWCVRGTLWAVFWCVQVCVCLSRVFIAAHFPHQVVAGVVTGILVAETFDRVHWIYRASLRRYVYTTLSLLSFAVGLYLVLRGLGVDLLWTLDKAQRWCQRPQWVHIDTTPFASLLRNTGTLLGLGLGLHSPLYAEARRVGGATYRLACVGATLLLLHQLDSFRPPAHTRALFYLLSFCKSATVPLATVGIVPYCVAEAAGRNGKKHQF, from the exons ATGAGTGCTGCAGGGGTTTACTACGCTATGATCTCATCACTCCTCGCCATCCTCCTCAAGGAACATGGGGGTCACATCAAGAACTG gtgtgtccGCGGGACCCTGTGGGCTGTCTTctggtgtgtgcaggtgtgtgtctgtctctccaggGTTTTCATCGCTGCCCACTTCCCTCACCAGGTTGTCGCTGGGGTCGTCACAG GCATCCTAGTGGCGGAGACCTTTGACCGGGTCCACTGGATCTACAGGGCTAGCCTGAGGCGCTACGTCTACACcaccctctccctgctctccttcGCTGTGGGCCTTTACCTGGTCCTCAGGGGCCTGGGGGTGGACCTGCTCTGGACCCTGGACAAAGCCCAGCGCTGGTGCCAGCGGCCCCAATGGGTCCACATAGACACTACACCCTTCGCCAGCCTCCTGCGCAACACCGGCACTCTGTTAGGCCTGGGCTTGGGCTTGCACTCGCCCCTCTACGCCGAGGCCCGGAGAGTAGGCGGTGCCACATATAGGCTGGCATGCGTGGGcgccacactgctgctgctccacCAACTGGACTCATTCAGGCCTCCAGCCCACACCAGGGCTCTGTTCTACCTGCTGTCCTTCTGTAAGAGTGCCACTGTGCCCCTGGCCACTGTGGGCATAGTGCCCTACTGCGTGGCCGAGGCAGCGGGACGGAACGGAAAGAAACACCAGTTTTGA
- the LOC109898551 gene encoding primary amine oxidase, liver isozyme has protein sequence MTSLVKWILILFGLISVIANIVIVCLYSGRLPKCSSKPHHVFKGKHNERSAMFADLSAEEYLQVRDYMSNQKDLNISVNAFTKPSGNFLFLIDILLPMKADALGYLDNNKPKPVREATAVVFYGTLGYIKEYVVGPLPNPIYHRDVTVKRYKEELPINARTVTIGEYALIFKFINEEVFTKLGKIVKESFDVSKEKTLNGFEGMPRGVKSGERQTWISFFRDLSGMYIHPVGLEVLINHESTNASLWSVKRLLYNGQYFDSVEDLLKQYDAGTVTKIVYKPIQNYASLKPRSKPTGLSPQQFYAQGKRFSVKNNHVMYLEWSFAFGLSSLTGMRVFDIRFKGERIVYELSVQEAMSVYGSITPGMILTKFLDSSIGIGRFAHELVRGVDCPYAATYIDTFRYIDVSAPHRFRNSICIFEHNTGRPLRRHFSDFFSNSYGGMVNSALVFRTITAIGNYDYLWDFIFYQSGSVEAKVHATGYISSSFNVDGNLKYGHQVAENTIGNIHTHFINFKVDLDVLGVENVFQTKDMKFMNVSLPWMPERYAMVPQLVEAQLKTEKEAALRYDTKTPRYLHIASNRTNRWGHQRSYRLQVVSFTGDSLPETEPEEKSMSWARYKVAITKHKDSEQTSSSLYSQNNMWTPAVDFSKYIEDDENIENQDLVAWVTTGFLHIPHAEDIPNTVTVGNGGGVILRPHNYFDEDPSIHSPDGVYISPGSEGNCENNKMACLTEDSCTPIIEPFTYNGFEGTMKFEE, from the exons ATGACTTCATTAGTTAAATGGATATTGATACTCTTTGGCCTGATCTCAGTAATAGCGAATATTGTCATCGTATGTCTTTACTCGGGTAGGCTGCCCAAATGCTCCTCGAAGCCGCATCATGTTTTCAAGGGAAAACACAATGAACGCAGCGCGATGTTTGCTGACCTGTCCGCCGAGGAATATCTCCAAGTCCGCGACTATATGAGTAATCAGAAAGACTTGAATATTTCTGTCAATGCGTTTACAAAGCCTTCAGGGAATTTTCTCTTCTTAATTGATATTTTGCTGCCAATGAAAGCGGATGCACTTGGCTACCTAGATAACAATAAACCCAAACCGGTGAGAGAGGCGACTGCGGTGGTTTTCTATGGCACCCTTGGGTACATTAAGGAATATGTGGTGGGACCTCTCCCCAACCCGATTTACCACCGCGATGTCACGGTTAAGAGGTATAAAGAAGAGTTGCCCATCAATGCGCGTACGGTCACCATTGGTGAATATGCACTTATTTTCAAGTTTATTAATGAAGAGGTATTTACAAAACTTGGCAAAATTGTGAAAGAAAGTTTTGATGTCAGTAAAGAGAAAACCCTGAATGGTTTCGAAGGCATGCCTCGGGGTGTCAAatcgggagagagacagacatggataTCTTTCTTTCGTGATTTGAGTGGGATGTACATCCACCCTGTAGGTTTGGAAGTTTTAATCAACCACGAAAGCACCAACGCGTCTCTTTGGAGTGTGAAGAGATTACTTTATAACGGACAGTACTTTGACAGTGTGGAGGATCTTTTAAAACAATATGATGCCGGGACAGTGACTAAAATTGTGTATAAACCTATCCAGAACTATGCATCACTCAAACCTAGAAGTAAACCCACCGGTTTAAGCCCTCAGCAGTTTTACGCGCAGGGTAAACGCTTCAGTGTCAAGAATAATCATGTCATGTATCTCGAATGGAGTTTTGCGTTTGGTCTGAGTTCCCTCACCGGTATGAGAGTTTTTGACATTCGTTTCAAGGGGGAGAGGATAGTTTATGAGCTTAGTGTTCAAGAGGCAATGTCAGTTTATGGTTCCATCACACCTGGCATGATTCTGACTAAGTTTTTGGACTCTAGTATCGGAATAGGTCGCTTTGCGCACGAGCTCGTTCGAGGCGTGGATTGTCCGTACGCGGCAACCTACATCGACACTTTCCGATACATTGACGTCAGTGCACCTCATAGATTCAGGAATTCAATTTGCATTTTTGAGCACAATACAGGCCGTCCTCTCAGAAGACACTTCTCGGACTTTTTCAGCAATAGTTATGGAGGCATGGTAAACAGTGCCTTAGTTTTTAGGACCATTACGGCCATAGGTAACTATGACTACTTGTGGGACTTCATTTTTTACCAGAGCGGCTCTGTTGAGGCCAAAGTGCATGCCACTGGATACATATCGTCATCTTTCAATGTTGACGGCAATCTCAAATACGGACACCAGGTGGCAGAAAATACTATTGGGAACATCCACACTCATTTCATCAACTTCAAAGTTGACCTGGACGTGTTGG GGGTTGAGAATGTATTCCAGACCAAGGACATGAAGTTTATGAATGTTTCTTTACCCTGGATGCCGGAGCGCTATGCCATGGTTCCTCAGTTGGTGGAGGCCCAGCTAAAGACTGAGAAGGAGGCTGCTCTCCGCTACGACACCAAGACGCCACGCTACCTTCACATCGCCAGCAACCGCACCAACCGCTGGGGCCACCAACGCTCCTACCGCCTCCAGGTGGTCAGCTTCACCGGTGACAGCCTTCCAGAGACGGAGCCAGAGGAGAAGTCCATGTCTTGGGCTAG GTATAAAGTGGCCATCACTAAGCACAAAGACTCCGAGCAGACCAGCAGTAGCCTGTACAGTCAGAACAACATGTGGACACCAGCAGTGGACTTCAGCAAGTACATTGAGGATGACGAGAACATTGAGAACCAG GACCTGGTTGCCTGGGTAACCACCGGCTTCCTCCACATTCCTCATGCTGAGGACATCCCCAACACAGTTACCGTTGGAAATGGAGGTGGAGTGATCCTGAGACCACATAACTACTTTGATGAGGACCCGTCTATTCACTCTCCAGACGGGGTGTACATCAGTCCAGGGTCAGAGGGAAACTGTGAAAATAACAAGATGGCCTGCTTGACTGAAGACTCATGCACCCCAATCATTGAACCCTTCACCTACAATGGGTTTGAAGGGACCATGAAGTTTGAAGAGTGA
- the LOC109898549 gene encoding histone acetyltransferase KAT7 isoform X1: MPRRKRNAGSSSEGTEDSDFSADHEHTDRIETYGRTRRNTRLTRASLRLSQSSQDSSPVQISPTEVVTFSARRVTRSRSLQQGPPVTPKKYPLRQSRSSGSDTEQHVEDLKRAADQDESPPRTPTGNALSSESDIDVSSPNASPDESLAKELSLKDSGSDLSHRPKRRRFHESYNFNMKCPTPGCNSLGHLTGKHERHFSISGCPLFHNLSVDECKTRASSRDKQVEERTLSHRQDENRHGTRHQAPTERQMRYKEKVTEMRKKRNSGLLKEQKDQYMDHRQSHGNNREPLLENITSDYDLELFRKAQARASEDLEKLQGQVAEGSNMIKTIVFGRYELDTWYHSPYPEEYARLGRLYMCEFCLKYMKSLTILRRHMAKCVWKHPPGDEIYRKGNISVFEVDGKKNKIYCQNLCLLAKLFLDHKTLYYDVEPFLFYVMTEADNTGCHLVGYFSKEKNSFLNYNVSCILTMPQYMRQGYGKMLIDFSYLLSKVEEKVGSPERPLSDLGLISYRSYWKEVLLRYLNQFQGKEISIKEISQETAVNPVDIVSTLQSLQMLKYWKGKHLVLKRQDLIDDWKAKETKRGSSKTIEPTALKWTPPKGT; the protein is encoded by the exons ATGCCTCGGAGAAAG AGGAACGCTGGGAGCAGCTCAGAGGGCACTGAGGATTCAGACTTCTCTGCTGACCATGAGCACACAGACAGAATCGAGACCTATGGGAGAACACGGAGGAACACACGCCTCACCCGGGCATCGCTGCGACTCAGCCAAAGTTCTCAAG atTCCAGCCCTGTCCAGATCAGCCCAACAGAGGTGGTGACCTTCTCTGCCCGGCGTGTGACCCGTAGCCGTAGTCTGCAGCAAGGGCCGCCGGTCACCCCCAAGAAATACCCTCTGCGCCAGAGTCGCTCTTCGGGGTCGGACACGGAGCAGCATGTGGAGG ACCTGAAGCGAGCAGCAGACCAGGACGAGTCTCCGCCCCGCACCCCAACAGGGAACGCCCTCTCATCGGAGTCGGACATTGACGTGTCCAGCCCTAACGCCTCTCCTGACGAGTCCCTGGCCAAGGAGCTGTCACTCAAAGACTCTGGCAGCGACCTCTCCCACAGGCCCAAGCGGCGTCGCTTCCACGAGAGCTACAACTTCAACATGAAGTGCCCCACACCAGGCTGCAACTCCCTGG gCCATTTGACAGGGAAACATGAGAGGCACTTCTCAATATCTGGCTGCCCTCTCTTCCACAACCTCTCTGTAGATGAATGCAAG ACGAGGGCCTCCTCTCGTGACAAACAGGTGGAGGAGCGGACGTTGTCCCACCGGCAGGATGAGAACAGACACGGTACCCGTCACCAG GCCCCAACGGAGAGACAGATGAGGTACAAGGAGAAGGTGACGGaaatgaggaagaagaggaactCGGGTCTGCTAAAAGAGCAGAAAGACCAGTACATG GATCACCGGCAGTCCCACGGCAACAACCGAGAGCCCCTCCTGGAGAACATCACAAGTGATTACGACCTGGAGCTCTTTCGAAAAGCCCAGGCACGTGCTTCGGAGGAtctt GAGAAGCTGCAGGGTCAGGTGGCGGAGGGCAGCAACATGATCAAGACCATTGTGTTTGGCCGCTACGAGCTGGACACCTGGTACCACTCGCCCTACCCCGAGGAGTACGCCCGCCTGGGACGCCTCTACATGTGTGAGTTCTGCCTCAAGTACATGAAGAGTCTGACCATCCTGCGCCGGCACATG GCCAAGTGTGTCTGGAAACACCCACCAGGGGATGAGATCTATCGAAAGGGAAACATCTCCGTCTTTGAGGTGGACGGTAAAAAGAACAAG ATCTACTGCCAAAACCTGTGCCTTCTGGCTAAGCTCTTCCTGGACCACAAGACCCTATACTACGACGTGGAGCCCTTCCTCTTCTACGTCATGACAGAGGCTGACAACACCGGCTGCCATCTTGTTGGCTACTTCTCAAAG GAGAAGAACTCGTTCCTGAACTACAATGTCTCCTGTATCCTCACCATGCCACAGTACATGAGGCAGGGCTACGGAAAGATGCTGATTGACTTCA GTTACTTACTGTCTAAAGTGGAGGAGAAGGTGGGCTCTCCAGAGCGGCCCCTCTCAGACCTGGGCCTAATCAGCTACAGGTCCTACTGGAAGGAGGTGCTGCTGCGCTACCTAAACCAGTTCCAGGGGAAGGAGATCTCCATCAAGGAGATCAGCCAGGAGACAGCCGTCAACCCAGTGGACATCGTCAGCACCCTGCAGTCCCTCCAGATGCTCAAGTACTGGAAAGGGAAGCACCTGGTCTTGAAGAGACAG GACCTAATCGACGACTGGAAAGCCAAGGAGACCAAGCGTGGCAGCAGCAAGACTATTGAACCCACCGCCTTAAAGTGGACCCCACCTAAAGGAACATAG
- the LOC109898550 gene encoding uncharacterized protein LOC109898550 isoform X3 yields MDVLKFVVLIVAVFAQVYCALGTPTSDDGDIWSIENWQRDPLESGLAFGVADLTKRSELQQFQQLVGKSSGNKADMFIGLMGRRSSSRESQEEWNKPQYY; encoded by the exons ATGGACGTTTTAAAGTTTGTGGTTTTGATAGTTGCAGTTTTTGCGCAGGTTTACTGTGCCCTGGGAACCCCAACCAGCGACGATGGAGATATTTGGTCGATTGAAAACTGGCAG AGGGATCCGTTGGAGAGTGGCTTGGCCTTCGGCGTGGCTGACCTCACCAAGAGGTCCGAATTGCAGCAGTTTCAACAACTCGTGGGGAAAAGCTCAG GGAATAAAGCAGACATGTTTATTGGACTCATGGGTCGAAGGTCCTCAAGTCGAG AGTCACAGGAGGAATGGAACAAGCCCCAGTATTACTAG
- the LOC109898549 gene encoding histone acetyltransferase KAT7 isoform X3 yields MPRRKRNAGSSSEGTEDSDFSADHEHTDRIETYGRTRRNTRLTRASLRLSQSSQDSSPVQISPTEVVTFSARRVTRSRSLQQGPPVTPKKYPLRQSRSSGSDTEQHVEDLKRAADQDESPPRTPTGNALSSESDIDVSSPNASPDESLAKELSLKDSGSDLSHRPKRRRFHESYNFNMKCPTPGCNSLGHLTGKHERHFSISGCPLFHNLSVDECKTRASSRDKQVEERTLSHRQDENRHGTRHQEKLQGQVAEGSNMIKTIVFGRYELDTWYHSPYPEEYARLGRLYMCEFCLKYMKSLTILRRHMAKCVWKHPPGDEIYRKGNISVFEVDGKKNKIYCQNLCLLAKLFLDHKTLYYDVEPFLFYVMTEADNTGCHLVGYFSKEKNSFLNYNVSCILTMPQYMRQGYGKMLIDFSYLLSKVEEKVGSPERPLSDLGLISYRSYWKEVLLRYLNQFQGKEISIKEISQETAVNPVDIVSTLQSLQMLKYWKGKHLVLKRQDLIDDWKAKETKRGSSKTIEPTALKWTPPKGT; encoded by the exons ATGCCTCGGAGAAAG AGGAACGCTGGGAGCAGCTCAGAGGGCACTGAGGATTCAGACTTCTCTGCTGACCATGAGCACACAGACAGAATCGAGACCTATGGGAGAACACGGAGGAACACACGCCTCACCCGGGCATCGCTGCGACTCAGCCAAAGTTCTCAAG atTCCAGCCCTGTCCAGATCAGCCCAACAGAGGTGGTGACCTTCTCTGCCCGGCGTGTGACCCGTAGCCGTAGTCTGCAGCAAGGGCCGCCGGTCACCCCCAAGAAATACCCTCTGCGCCAGAGTCGCTCTTCGGGGTCGGACACGGAGCAGCATGTGGAGG ACCTGAAGCGAGCAGCAGACCAGGACGAGTCTCCGCCCCGCACCCCAACAGGGAACGCCCTCTCATCGGAGTCGGACATTGACGTGTCCAGCCCTAACGCCTCTCCTGACGAGTCCCTGGCCAAGGAGCTGTCACTCAAAGACTCTGGCAGCGACCTCTCCCACAGGCCCAAGCGGCGTCGCTTCCACGAGAGCTACAACTTCAACATGAAGTGCCCCACACCAGGCTGCAACTCCCTGG gCCATTTGACAGGGAAACATGAGAGGCACTTCTCAATATCTGGCTGCCCTCTCTTCCACAACCTCTCTGTAGATGAATGCAAG ACGAGGGCCTCCTCTCGTGACAAACAGGTGGAGGAGCGGACGTTGTCCCACCGGCAGGATGAGAACAGACACGGTACCCGTCACCAG GAGAAGCTGCAGGGTCAGGTGGCGGAGGGCAGCAACATGATCAAGACCATTGTGTTTGGCCGCTACGAGCTGGACACCTGGTACCACTCGCCCTACCCCGAGGAGTACGCCCGCCTGGGACGCCTCTACATGTGTGAGTTCTGCCTCAAGTACATGAAGAGTCTGACCATCCTGCGCCGGCACATG GCCAAGTGTGTCTGGAAACACCCACCAGGGGATGAGATCTATCGAAAGGGAAACATCTCCGTCTTTGAGGTGGACGGTAAAAAGAACAAG ATCTACTGCCAAAACCTGTGCCTTCTGGCTAAGCTCTTCCTGGACCACAAGACCCTATACTACGACGTGGAGCCCTTCCTCTTCTACGTCATGACAGAGGCTGACAACACCGGCTGCCATCTTGTTGGCTACTTCTCAAAG GAGAAGAACTCGTTCCTGAACTACAATGTCTCCTGTATCCTCACCATGCCACAGTACATGAGGCAGGGCTACGGAAAGATGCTGATTGACTTCA GTTACTTACTGTCTAAAGTGGAGGAGAAGGTGGGCTCTCCAGAGCGGCCCCTCTCAGACCTGGGCCTAATCAGCTACAGGTCCTACTGGAAGGAGGTGCTGCTGCGCTACCTAAACCAGTTCCAGGGGAAGGAGATCTCCATCAAGGAGATCAGCCAGGAGACAGCCGTCAACCCAGTGGACATCGTCAGCACCCTGCAGTCCCTCCAGATGCTCAAGTACTGGAAAGGGAAGCACCTGGTCTTGAAGAGACAG GACCTAATCGACGACTGGAAAGCCAAGGAGACCAAGCGTGGCAGCAGCAAGACTATTGAACCCACCGCCTTAAAGTGGACCCCACCTAAAGGAACATAG
- the LOC109898549 gene encoding histone acetyltransferase KAT7 isoform X2: MPRRKRNAGSSSEGTEDSDFSADHEHTDRIETYGRTRRNTRLTRASLRLSQSSQDSSPVQISPTEVVTFSARRVTRSRSLQQGPPVTPKKYPLRQSRSSGSDTEQHVEDLKRAADQDESPPRTPTGNALSSESDIDVSSPNASPDESLAKELSLKDSGSDLSHRPKRRRFHESYNFNMKCPTPGCNSLGHLTGKHERHFSISGCPLFHNLSVDECKTRASSRDKQVEERTLSHRQDENRHGTRHQAPTERQMRYKEKVTEMRKKRNSGLLKEQKDQYMDHRQSHGNNREPLLENITSDYDLELFRKAQEKLQGQVAEGSNMIKTIVFGRYELDTWYHSPYPEEYARLGRLYMCEFCLKYMKSLTILRRHMAKCVWKHPPGDEIYRKGNISVFEVDGKKNKIYCQNLCLLAKLFLDHKTLYYDVEPFLFYVMTEADNTGCHLVGYFSKEKNSFLNYNVSCILTMPQYMRQGYGKMLIDFSYLLSKVEEKVGSPERPLSDLGLISYRSYWKEVLLRYLNQFQGKEISIKEISQETAVNPVDIVSTLQSLQMLKYWKGKHLVLKRQDLIDDWKAKETKRGSSKTIEPTALKWTPPKGT; encoded by the exons ATGCCTCGGAGAAAG AGGAACGCTGGGAGCAGCTCAGAGGGCACTGAGGATTCAGACTTCTCTGCTGACCATGAGCACACAGACAGAATCGAGACCTATGGGAGAACACGGAGGAACACACGCCTCACCCGGGCATCGCTGCGACTCAGCCAAAGTTCTCAAG atTCCAGCCCTGTCCAGATCAGCCCAACAGAGGTGGTGACCTTCTCTGCCCGGCGTGTGACCCGTAGCCGTAGTCTGCAGCAAGGGCCGCCGGTCACCCCCAAGAAATACCCTCTGCGCCAGAGTCGCTCTTCGGGGTCGGACACGGAGCAGCATGTGGAGG ACCTGAAGCGAGCAGCAGACCAGGACGAGTCTCCGCCCCGCACCCCAACAGGGAACGCCCTCTCATCGGAGTCGGACATTGACGTGTCCAGCCCTAACGCCTCTCCTGACGAGTCCCTGGCCAAGGAGCTGTCACTCAAAGACTCTGGCAGCGACCTCTCCCACAGGCCCAAGCGGCGTCGCTTCCACGAGAGCTACAACTTCAACATGAAGTGCCCCACACCAGGCTGCAACTCCCTGG gCCATTTGACAGGGAAACATGAGAGGCACTTCTCAATATCTGGCTGCCCTCTCTTCCACAACCTCTCTGTAGATGAATGCAAG ACGAGGGCCTCCTCTCGTGACAAACAGGTGGAGGAGCGGACGTTGTCCCACCGGCAGGATGAGAACAGACACGGTACCCGTCACCAG GCCCCAACGGAGAGACAGATGAGGTACAAGGAGAAGGTGACGGaaatgaggaagaagaggaactCGGGTCTGCTAAAAGAGCAGAAAGACCAGTACATG GATCACCGGCAGTCCCACGGCAACAACCGAGAGCCCCTCCTGGAGAACATCACAAGTGATTACGACCTGGAGCTCTTTCGAAAAGCCCAG GAGAAGCTGCAGGGTCAGGTGGCGGAGGGCAGCAACATGATCAAGACCATTGTGTTTGGCCGCTACGAGCTGGACACCTGGTACCACTCGCCCTACCCCGAGGAGTACGCCCGCCTGGGACGCCTCTACATGTGTGAGTTCTGCCTCAAGTACATGAAGAGTCTGACCATCCTGCGCCGGCACATG GCCAAGTGTGTCTGGAAACACCCACCAGGGGATGAGATCTATCGAAAGGGAAACATCTCCGTCTTTGAGGTGGACGGTAAAAAGAACAAG ATCTACTGCCAAAACCTGTGCCTTCTGGCTAAGCTCTTCCTGGACCACAAGACCCTATACTACGACGTGGAGCCCTTCCTCTTCTACGTCATGACAGAGGCTGACAACACCGGCTGCCATCTTGTTGGCTACTTCTCAAAG GAGAAGAACTCGTTCCTGAACTACAATGTCTCCTGTATCCTCACCATGCCACAGTACATGAGGCAGGGCTACGGAAAGATGCTGATTGACTTCA GTTACTTACTGTCTAAAGTGGAGGAGAAGGTGGGCTCTCCAGAGCGGCCCCTCTCAGACCTGGGCCTAATCAGCTACAGGTCCTACTGGAAGGAGGTGCTGCTGCGCTACCTAAACCAGTTCCAGGGGAAGGAGATCTCCATCAAGGAGATCAGCCAGGAGACAGCCGTCAACCCAGTGGACATCGTCAGCACCCTGCAGTCCCTCCAGATGCTCAAGTACTGGAAAGGGAAGCACCTGGTCTTGAAGAGACAG GACCTAATCGACGACTGGAAAGCCAAGGAGACCAAGCGTGGCAGCAGCAAGACTATTGAACCCACCGCCTTAAAGTGGACCCCACCTAAAGGAACATAG